The following coding sequences lie in one Numida meleagris isolate 19003 breed g44 Domestic line chromosome Z, NumMel1.0, whole genome shotgun sequence genomic window:
- the RPS23 gene encoding 40S ribosomal protein S23 translates to MGKCRGLRTARKLRSHRRDQKWHDKQYKKAHLGTALKANPFGGASHAKGIVLEKVGVEAKQPNSAIRKCVRVQLIKNGKKITAFVPNDGCLNFIEENDEVLVAGFGRKGHAVGDIPGVRFKVVKVANVSLLALYKGKKERPRS, encoded by the exons ATGG GGAAGTGCCGTGGTCTCCGCACCGCTCGTAAGCTGCGCAGCCACCGCCGCGACCAGAAGTGGCACGACAAGCAGTACAAGAAGGCGCACCTGGGCACGGCGCTGAAGGCCAACCCCTTCGGCGGCGCGTCCCACGCCAAGGGGATCGTCCTCGAGAAAGT TGGAGTAGAAGCTAAACAGCCCAACTCTGCCATCAGGAAATGTGTGAGAGTCCAACTCATCAagaatggcaaaaaaataacagcCTTTGTTCCCAATGATGGTTGCCTGAACTTCATTGAG GAAAACGATGAAGTGCTGGTTGCTGGTTTTGGTCGGAAGGGTCACGCCGTTGGTGACATTCCCGGAGTTCGCTTCAAGGTTGTCAAAGTAGCCAATGTTTCTCTTTTGGCCTTGTACAAGGGCAAGAAAGAGAGACCAAGATCATAA